From the Sphingomonas phyllosphaerae 5.2 genome, one window contains:
- a CDS encoding efflux RND transporter periplasmic adaptor subunit codes for MNRIMKAAMPAVLSLAVSGCGRSAELAENPGEVVETREAATGDPMTAPLSAQQIADAGIEVTRPTVGGVAGAIELPATIEGDPQGVQVVSAAIGGRLVSLTRNLGQPVRRGETLAVIESREAASLNAEVEAARARSALARSNLRREQRLFAERVSPEQDLIAARTAAIEADIALRLARQQLSATGGGGGGALNRITVRSPISGQVIARSATLGQQIAADAEIFRVANLAKVSVTMSLVPADAGRVAPGARVEVTSSGRHQEGRVTFVSPILDETTRLVPVIATIDNAGGTWRVGENVSVSVLLPATGDRSVAVPSAAVQMIGDKPHVFVRTPSGFKAIAVTLGRANGGSVTVTAGLTGEERIASTNSFTLKAELGKGEAKDED; via the coding sequence ATGAACCGCATCATGAAGGCCGCCATGCCCGCCGTCCTGTCGCTCGCCGTCTCCGGCTGCGGCCGGTCGGCAGAGCTTGCGGAAAACCCCGGCGAGGTCGTGGAGACCAGGGAGGCCGCCACCGGCGATCCGATGACCGCGCCGCTCTCTGCGCAGCAGATCGCCGACGCAGGCATCGAGGTCACCCGCCCGACCGTTGGCGGCGTCGCGGGCGCGATCGAGCTTCCTGCGACAATCGAGGGCGACCCGCAGGGCGTGCAGGTGGTCTCGGCCGCCATCGGCGGCCGCCTCGTCTCTCTGACGCGCAATCTAGGCCAGCCGGTCCGGCGCGGCGAGACGTTGGCCGTCATCGAGAGCCGGGAGGCCGCAAGCCTCAACGCCGAGGTGGAAGCCGCGCGCGCGCGCTCCGCGCTGGCCCGGTCGAACCTGCGACGCGAGCAGCGCCTGTTCGCCGAGCGGGTGTCGCCCGAGCAGGACCTCATCGCCGCGCGCACCGCCGCGATCGAGGCCGACATTGCGCTGCGCCTTGCGCGTCAACAGCTGTCGGCCACCGGCGGCGGCGGCGGCGGCGCGCTCAACCGCATCACGGTGCGCTCGCCGATCTCCGGACAGGTGATCGCCCGCTCGGCGACGCTCGGCCAGCAGATCGCCGCCGACGCCGAGATCTTCCGTGTCGCGAACCTCGCCAAGGTGTCGGTGACGATGTCGCTGGTGCCGGCGGATGCCGGTCGGGTCGCCCCGGGCGCACGCGTCGAGGTCACGTCGTCGGGACGGCATCAGGAAGGCCGCGTCACCTTCGTCTCGCCGATCCTCGACGAGACCACCCGGCTCGTGCCGGTGATCGCGACCATCGACAATGCCGGCGGCACATGGCGCGTCGGCGAGAATGTCAGCGTGTCGGTGCTGTTGCCCGCCACCGGTGATCGCAGCGTCGCCGTGCCGTCCGCCGCGGTGCAGATGATCGGCGACAAGCCGCATGTCTTCGTGCGGACCCCCTCGGGCTTCAAGGCGATTGCGGTGACGCTCGGCCGCGCCAACGGCGGCTCGGTCACCGTCACCGCCGGCCTGACCGGTGAGGAGCGCATCGCCTCCACCAACTCGTTCACGCTCAAGGCCGAACTCGGCAAGGGTGAAGCGAAGGATGAGGATTAG
- a CDS encoding efflux RND transporter permease subunit — MLARIVTLAVEKRWLVLLLTVAAALAGVFAIQRLPIDAVPDITNNQVQINVVAPALSPDQIEKQVAFTVETALAGIPGLEHTRSLSRNGFAQITAVFDEKTDIYFARSQVAERLRTAEESLPDGVNPEMGPIATGLGDIFMWTVEYRELDQVKHRNGEPGLQKDGSYITPEGDHLFEAAAKATYLRTVQDWIVTPQLKGSAGLAGVDSLGGYTKQYLVVPDIQRMAAMKITLQDLATALERNNTSAGAGVVNRNGEGLAVRADGRVRNADELARTVIATREGVPILLSQIATVRAGQALRMGSASEDGHEVVVGTAVMRIGENSRTVSTAVGARLHDIGRALPVDVVVKPVLDRTELVNSTIATVAGNLAEGALLVIVVLFALLGNLRAALIAALVIPITMLLTSIGMLKVGVSANLMSLGALDFGLIVDGAVIIVENALRRLGHAQHGRNEPLPLRQRLDLVAASAREMIRPSVYGQAIIILVYAPLLTFTGVEGKMFEPMALTVIIALVFAFILSMTFVPAAIAIWLSRPVDEKESRIVGWLRRRYEPGLGKAMRRPGVTLGVAVGALALAGIAFTTLGQEFLPQLDEGNILVQAVRIPGTSVDQSQAMQFQVEKMLARQPEVRFAFSRTGTSEIASDPMPPNATDTFVILKPRAEWPDPDLGKKELVERMEKRLSTLPGNAYEITQPIQMRFNELIAGVRGDIAVKVFGDDFGGMNDAAGRIAAILRKTRGADDVRVEQTEGLPMFDIRPNRMAMSRIGVTAGDVQDTVAAAIGGREAGVIFEGDRRFPVVIRLSEASRSDLTEVAQVPVPTSAGGFVPLSTVADIAVVDGPNQISRENGKRRVVVQANVRNRDVAGVVADARAAIDAQVRMPPGSYVEWGGQFENLASARDRLLLVVPVCFAVIMLLLYGALGSVRDAVIVFTGVPLALVGGVLALALRGMPFSVSAAVGFIALSGIAVLNGLVMVASIHDFMARGMERVRAAHDGALARLRPVAMTALVASLGFVPMAVGHGAGAEVQKPLATVVIGGLISATLLTLFVLPTLYARFGGWRAPAVIDPSPQP, encoded by the coding sequence ATGCTCGCCCGTATCGTGACCCTCGCGGTCGAGAAGCGCTGGCTCGTCCTGCTGCTGACCGTCGCCGCGGCACTCGCCGGAGTGTTCGCCATCCAGCGGCTGCCGATCGACGCCGTGCCCGACATCACCAACAATCAGGTGCAGATCAACGTCGTCGCGCCTGCACTATCGCCCGACCAGATCGAGAAGCAGGTCGCCTTCACCGTCGAAACCGCGCTCGCGGGCATTCCCGGCCTCGAACATACCCGGTCGCTCAGCCGCAACGGTTTCGCCCAGATCACCGCGGTCTTCGATGAGAAGACCGACATCTATTTCGCGAGGTCGCAGGTCGCCGAACGGCTGCGCACCGCCGAGGAGAGCCTGCCCGACGGCGTGAACCCCGAGATGGGACCGATCGCGACGGGCCTGGGCGACATTTTCATGTGGACGGTCGAATATCGTGAGCTCGACCAGGTCAAGCACCGGAACGGCGAACCCGGGCTCCAGAAGGACGGCAGTTACATCACGCCGGAGGGCGACCACCTCTTCGAAGCTGCCGCCAAGGCGACCTACCTGCGCACCGTACAGGACTGGATCGTCACGCCGCAGCTGAAGGGCAGTGCGGGCTTGGCCGGAGTCGACAGCCTCGGCGGCTATACCAAACAATATCTCGTCGTCCCCGACATCCAGCGCATGGCAGCGATGAAGATCACGCTGCAGGATCTCGCCACCGCGCTCGAGCGCAACAACACCAGCGCCGGCGCGGGCGTGGTCAACCGCAACGGCGAGGGGCTGGCCGTCCGTGCGGACGGCCGCGTGCGCAATGCCGACGAACTGGCGCGGACCGTGATCGCCACGCGCGAGGGCGTGCCGATCCTGCTCAGCCAGATCGCCACCGTCCGTGCCGGGCAGGCGCTGCGCATGGGCTCCGCCTCGGAGGACGGTCATGAGGTCGTCGTCGGCACCGCGGTGATGCGGATCGGGGAGAACAGCCGCACCGTTTCCACCGCGGTTGGCGCGCGGCTGCACGATATCGGTCGCGCGTTGCCTGTCGACGTTGTGGTAAAGCCGGTGCTCGATCGCACCGAACTGGTCAACTCGACCATCGCGACCGTCGCCGGCAACCTGGCGGAAGGAGCGCTGCTCGTCATCGTCGTATTGTTCGCGCTGCTCGGCAATCTCCGCGCGGCGTTGATCGCGGCGCTCGTCATCCCGATCACGATGCTCCTGACCAGCATCGGGATGCTGAAAGTGGGCGTTTCGGCCAATCTGATGAGTCTGGGCGCGCTCGATTTCGGCCTGATCGTCGACGGCGCCGTCATCATCGTCGAGAACGCGTTGCGACGGCTCGGCCACGCCCAACATGGCCGCAACGAGCCGCTGCCGCTCCGCCAACGCCTCGATCTGGTTGCGGCGTCGGCGCGCGAGATGATCCGTCCGTCCGTCTACGGTCAGGCGATCATCATCCTCGTCTACGCGCCGTTGCTCACCTTCACCGGCGTGGAGGGCAAGATGTTCGAGCCGATGGCGCTGACCGTCATCATCGCGCTCGTCTTCGCCTTCATCCTGTCGATGACCTTCGTGCCCGCCGCGATCGCCATCTGGCTCAGCCGACCGGTCGACGAGAAAGAAAGCCGGATCGTCGGCTGGCTGCGTCGCCGCTACGAGCCCGGCCTCGGCAAGGCGATGAGGCGGCCGGGCGTCACGCTCGGCGTCGCCGTCGGCGCACTGGCACTCGCCGGCATTGCCTTCACCACCCTGGGACAGGAGTTCCTGCCGCAACTCGACGAGGGCAACATCCTCGTCCAGGCGGTGCGCATTCCCGGAACCTCGGTTGACCAGAGCCAGGCGATGCAATTTCAGGTCGAGAAGATGCTCGCCCGCCAGCCCGAGGTGCGCTTTGCCTTCTCGCGCACCGGCACGTCGGAGATCGCCTCGGACCCGATGCCGCCGAACGCGACCGACACCTTCGTCATCCTGAAGCCGCGCGCCGAGTGGCCCGATCCTGATCTGGGCAAGAAGGAACTGGTGGAGCGGATGGAAAAGAGGCTCTCTACGCTGCCCGGCAACGCCTACGAGATCACCCAGCCGATCCAGATGCGCTTCAACGAACTGATCGCAGGCGTCCGCGGCGACATCGCGGTCAAGGTGTTCGGCGACGACTTCGGCGGCATGAACGACGCGGCCGGCCGCATTGCCGCCATCCTGCGCAAGACACGCGGTGCCGACGACGTGCGGGTCGAGCAGACGGAGGGGCTGCCGATGTTCGACATCCGCCCCAATCGCATGGCGATGTCGCGGATCGGTGTCACCGCCGGCGACGTGCAGGACACCGTCGCTGCCGCGATCGGCGGACGCGAGGCCGGCGTGATCTTCGAGGGCGATCGCCGCTTCCCTGTCGTCATCCGCCTGTCGGAAGCATCGCGTTCGGACCTGACCGAGGTGGCGCAGGTGCCGGTGCCGACCTCCGCCGGCGGTTTCGTGCCGCTGTCGACGGTGGCCGACATCGCCGTCGTCGACGGCCCCAACCAGATCAGCCGTGAAAACGGCAAGCGCCGCGTCGTCGTGCAGGCGAATGTCCGTAATCGCGACGTCGCCGGCGTGGTGGCGGACGCGCGTGCCGCGATCGATGCGCAGGTCAGGATGCCGCCCGGAAGCTACGTCGAATGGGGCGGACAGTTCGAGAATCTGGCATCGGCGCGCGACAGGCTGCTGCTGGTCGTTCCCGTGTGCTTCGCGGTCATCATGCTGCTGCTCTACGGGGCGCTCGGGTCGGTGCGCGACGCCGTCATCGTCTTCACGGGCGTGCCGCTGGCGCTGGTAGGTGGCGTGCTGGCGCTGGCGTTGCGTGGTATGCCGTTTTCGGTTTCGGCGGCCGTGGGCTTCATCGCGCTGTCCGGCATTGCCGTGCTCAACGGCCTCGTCATGGTGGCGTCGATTCACGACTTCATGGCACGCGGCATGGAGCGGGTGAGGGCGGCTCATGACGGGGCGTTGGCGCGACTTCGGCCGGTCGCGATGACGGCGCTGGTGGCATCGCTCGGCTTCGTGCCGATGGCGGTCGGGCACGGGGCCGGCGCCGAGGTGCAGAAACCGCTCGCCACCGTCGTCATCGGCGGTCTGATCTCGGCCACGCTGCTGACCTTGTTCGTCCTGCCGACGCTGTACGCGCGCTTCGGCGGATGGCGAGCGCCTGCCGTGATCGATCCGTCTCCCCAACCTTGA
- a CDS encoding TonB-dependent siderophore receptor codes for MIYFSALLLGTVSMGGAAPGADALTAPVPNDVDGNEQVREGDILVVGKSYGREVGKTVTPLKDTPNTVTVIDREQIEGQNLFTLEDALTATTGITVNGVGSEDPSFLSRGFAINNYLIDGVPTLSVNFPSAVPDLFFYDRLEVLRGPAGLFSGSGNPAGSINLVRKRPLESARLQASAGYGSYENVRLELDASAPIGSTAGLRAGVMAQDQDQFFDTAHRNRLDAFVVGSLEIGARTTLTAGANYDRFRPAVQSGLPGYAGGADGSDGRLLDVRRSTYLGADWNRFDATTWSGFVEVAHRVSDRWTLRATGLYTDVDRVDVYSYIGAQPVTAANRGLTNQIAYRGDSRQQTRSVDFNGIGSFPLFGRDQTLILGADYQASSGTSYFTRLSNYARIDVFNPVSPAEPPLDPYGRLPPYPVQGTPGICTPVQTPAQCVTQVYGGSTTEVEQYGIYGQMRLSPLAGLTLIGGGRLTWYDTGSQTLLPAVGMRSGYTIENRFTPYAGIVWDVTRDLNLYASYADSFTPQAQPVGRQRADGDGIEPMIGEQFEAGSKLSLMNDRLLLSAAAYQITQTNRLFNDPVDTTLYYQLGKVRSRGIEAELSGEIVSGWRINGGYSYTRTKLLADINPAVEGTSLVPVIPRHMAKLFTNYAPAGGALAGASIGGGLTFFGETSGGTPSSVAANGTRTVSTVVRQGSYAVLDLRAGYKLTEQLGLSINVNNLLDRSYYARIFSTARGNYYGSPRTVFATLRYTIG; via the coding sequence GTGATCTATTTCAGTGCACTACTACTCGGAACGGTATCGATGGGCGGCGCGGCGCCCGGTGCGGATGCGCTCACGGCACCGGTTCCCAACGACGTCGATGGCAATGAGCAAGTTCGCGAGGGCGACATCCTCGTCGTCGGCAAAAGCTACGGGCGGGAGGTCGGGAAAACCGTTACGCCGCTGAAGGACACGCCGAACACCGTCACCGTTATCGATCGCGAACAGATCGAGGGGCAGAACCTGTTCACGCTGGAAGACGCGCTGACCGCCACGACGGGCATCACCGTCAACGGGGTGGGCAGCGAAGACCCGTCGTTCCTCTCGCGCGGGTTCGCGATCAACAATTATCTGATCGACGGTGTGCCCACGTTGTCGGTAAACTTCCCTTCCGCGGTTCCGGACCTGTTCTTCTACGACAGGTTGGAGGTGCTGCGCGGCCCTGCCGGACTGTTCAGCGGATCGGGCAACCCCGCGGGCAGCATCAACCTGGTCCGCAAGCGGCCGCTGGAGAGTGCGCGTTTGCAGGCCAGCGCCGGCTACGGAAGCTATGAGAACGTCCGTCTCGAACTCGATGCCTCGGCGCCGATCGGCAGCACGGCCGGGTTGCGCGCCGGCGTGATGGCGCAGGATCAGGACCAGTTCTTCGATACCGCGCATCGCAACCGGCTGGACGCGTTCGTCGTCGGATCGCTGGAGATCGGCGCGCGGACGACACTCACCGCGGGGGCGAATTACGACCGGTTCCGACCTGCCGTCCAGTCGGGCCTGCCCGGTTACGCCGGCGGCGCCGATGGCAGCGACGGCCGCCTGCTCGACGTGCGCCGCTCCACCTATCTGGGTGCGGACTGGAACCGCTTCGACGCGACAACGTGGTCGGGCTTCGTCGAGGTGGCGCACCGTGTCTCCGATCGCTGGACGCTGCGTGCCACGGGTCTGTACACCGATGTCGATCGCGTCGACGTGTACAGCTACATCGGCGCGCAGCCGGTGACCGCCGCCAATCGCGGCTTGACGAACCAGATCGCCTACCGCGGCGATAGCAGGCAGCAGACGCGCTCGGTCGATTTCAACGGCATCGGTAGCTTCCCGCTGTTCGGACGCGATCAGACGCTGATCCTCGGGGCGGACTATCAGGCGAGTTCCGGCACCTCCTATTTCACACGATTGTCGAACTACGCCCGCATCGACGTGTTCAACCCGGTGTCGCCGGCCGAACCGCCGCTTGATCCCTACGGTCGTTTGCCTCCGTATCCGGTGCAGGGCACGCCCGGCATCTGCACGCCGGTGCAGACGCCCGCGCAATGCGTGACGCAGGTATATGGCGGCTCGACCACGGAGGTGGAGCAATACGGCATCTATGGCCAGATGCGGCTCAGCCCGCTCGCCGGCCTGACGCTGATCGGTGGCGGTCGGCTGACGTGGTACGACACCGGCAGCCAGACCTTGCTGCCAGCGGTGGGGATGCGGTCCGGCTATACGATCGAGAACCGCTTCACCCCCTATGCCGGGATCGTGTGGGACGTGACGCGCGACCTGAACCTGTACGCCAGCTATGCCGACAGCTTCACGCCACAGGCGCAGCCGGTTGGACGGCAGCGCGCCGACGGCGACGGCATCGAACCGATGATCGGCGAGCAGTTCGAGGCTGGCAGCAAGCTGTCGTTGATGAACGACCGGCTGCTGCTGTCGGCCGCCGCCTATCAGATCACGCAGACCAACCGCCTGTTCAACGATCCGGTCGACACGACGCTTTACTATCAGCTCGGCAAGGTGCGCTCGCGCGGGATCGAGGCGGAGCTGAGCGGCGAGATCGTGTCCGGCTGGCGCATCAACGGCGGCTATAGCTACACGCGGACCAAGTTGCTGGCCGACATCAACCCCGCCGTCGAGGGAACGTCGCTGGTGCCGGTCATCCCGCGGCACATGGCCAAGCTGTTCACCAACTATGCGCCGGCCGGCGGCGCGCTGGCGGGGGCGAGCATCGGCGGCGGTCTGACGTTCTTCGGTGAGACGTCTGGCGGCACGCCCTCGTCGGTGGCGGCAAACGGAACGCGGACCGTCTCGACCGTCGTGCGACAGGGCAGCTACGCGGTGCTCGACCTGCGCGCCGGGTACAAGCTGACCGAGCAACTCGGCCTGTCGATCAACGTCAACAACCTCCTCGACCGTAGTTATTACGCACGCATCTTCTCTACGGCACGCGGCAATTACTACGGCAGCCCGCGGACCGTCTTCGCCACCCTCCGCTACACGATCGGCTGA
- a CDS encoding nickel uptake transporter family protein, whose translation MRLSLFAATLLMIPSTAYAHEIWIERDGTGAARIYLGEPGEAPPPGGDPEFAKLQKPKLLGADTSPVIRRAGFLEVAVPPGDVRLSDDAVFGPWGPKDKREGVIYYARAGRQEATAALPFELAPVATGASRFVLTRDRQPLPNTAVAMFAPDRTKTELRTDASGVVEVPATRAGRYLLVAAARDDRSATLPGGKVDVVHHITTTSFVLP comes from the coding sequence ATGCGCCTTTCATTGTTCGCTGCCACCCTGCTGATGATACCGTCCACTGCGTATGCGCACGAAATCTGGATCGAGCGTGACGGCACCGGCGCAGCGCGGATCTATCTGGGCGAGCCCGGCGAGGCACCGCCTCCCGGCGGCGATCCCGAATTCGCCAAGCTGCAGAAGCCCAAGTTGCTGGGTGCCGATACCAGTCCGGTCATTCGCCGCGCCGGGTTCCTCGAAGTCGCGGTTCCCCCGGGCGACGTCCGCCTCTCGGATGACGCAGTCTTCGGGCCGTGGGGGCCGAAGGACAAGCGGGAGGGAGTCATCTATTACGCGCGCGCCGGACGTCAGGAAGCGACGGCGGCGCTTCCGTTCGAGCTGGCACCGGTTGCGACGGGCGCGTCGCGCTTCGTTCTGACGCGCGATCGCCAGCCGCTTCCGAATACGGCCGTCGCGATGTTCGCGCCGGATCGGACGAAGACGGAACTGCGGACGGACGCATCCGGTGTCGTCGAAGTGCCGGCCACGCGGGCCGGTCGGTATCTGCTGGTGGCGGCGGCGCGCGACGACCGCTCGGCTACGCTGCCGGGCGGGAAGGTTGACGTGGTGCACCACATCACGACCACGTCGTTCGTCTTGCCCTGA
- a CDS encoding potassium channel family protein, which translates to MRPRFYRPGRLSPLTTLAIRGVAVLVLVGIALGGHWIDRAGLRDNTDGAVSFLDIVYFTVITVTTVGYGDIVPVSDSARMFDTFVVTPIRIFVFLIFLGSAYSFMLRQGWERWRMGLARHGLKDHVIVCGYGRSGSAAVSELLERGHSPGRIVVVDEDSSRLRLAEEWGVTTVEGDATHNKVLEIAKVESASNVIVCPGRDDTAVLIILTCRRLAPHAGIAVSIAAIENELLARDAGASIIVNPVSFGGQLLAQCTTGPHVADYVTDLVTRGGRIELRERAVKAEEVGRLPRDIAGSQIVRIYRGEQAIEVAQTDAERLLDGDWVIELIEKATGK; encoded by the coding sequence ATGCGCCCGCGCTTCTACCGTCCGGGACGGCTCAGCCCGCTGACGACGCTGGCGATCCGCGGCGTGGCGGTGCTGGTGCTCGTCGGTATCGCGCTGGGCGGACACTGGATCGATCGCGCCGGGCTGCGGGACAATACGGATGGCGCGGTAAGCTTCCTCGACATCGTCTATTTCACCGTCATCACCGTGACGACGGTGGGGTATGGCGACATCGTGCCGGTCAGCGACTCGGCGCGCATGTTCGATACCTTCGTCGTCACGCCGATCCGGATCTTCGTGTTCCTGATCTTTCTGGGTAGCGCCTACAGCTTCATGCTGAGGCAAGGATGGGAGCGGTGGCGCATGGGCCTCGCCAGACACGGGTTGAAGGATCATGTCATCGTCTGCGGCTATGGTCGCTCGGGGTCCGCCGCAGTCAGCGAACTGCTCGAACGCGGCCATTCTCCCGGACGGATCGTCGTCGTCGATGAGGATAGCAGCCGTCTGCGGCTGGCCGAGGAATGGGGCGTCACCACGGTCGAAGGCGATGCAACCCACAACAAGGTGCTGGAGATCGCGAAGGTCGAGAGCGCCAGCAACGTGATCGTCTGCCCCGGTCGTGACGATACCGCAGTGTTGATCATCCTTACCTGCCGCCGGCTCGCACCCCACGCCGGCATCGCGGTGTCGATCGCCGCCATCGAAAACGAACTTCTCGCCCGCGACGCGGGTGCCAGCATCATCGTCAATCCGGTCAGCTTCGGCGGGCAGCTGCTGGCCCAGTGCACCACCGGTCCGCATGTTGCCGACTATGTCACCGACCTCGTCACGCGGGGTGGCCGGATCGAGCTGCGGGAACGTGCCGTGAAAGCAGAGGAGGTCGGCAGGTTGCCGCGCGATATCGCGGGCAGCCAGATCGTGCGGATCTACCGCGGCGAACAGGCGATCGAGGTCGCACAAACCGATGCCGAGCGCCTGCTCGACGGAGATTGGGTCATCGAACTGATCGAGAAAGCGACGGGTAAGTAG
- a CDS encoding glycosyltransferase, whose protein sequence is MSADAGAFRSAVAIAICVPARDEAARLPRLFEAVDRLQVPAGASVSLCLLLDGCIDGSAAIAAAYARRARHGVHVGAVEHSAANAGVARHRAMLLGAETLSAPGDVLMTTDADSWPNPAWLHATVAALDRADLVAGDVIRSGAGAHPDQDRIEAYYARLFSLRRLIDPVEWEAPFTHHHTSGANMAMRADTYAALGGFPALVSGEDARLVDEASRAGLRVRRDAASVVHTSGRRRGRALGGLAATLHALDHDGVGSVRVAHPADQLWQYRAHALARRVFLQRDLSSLSEAIGLDADHLVGVARDCPNAEAFAMRVVPIPPGGMRQVSLAAAETVLATLTASLSSAQAA, encoded by the coding sequence TTGAGTGCCGACGCGGGAGCATTCCGTTCAGCCGTCGCTATCGCCATCTGTGTTCCCGCCCGCGACGAGGCAGCCCGCCTGCCGCGGCTGTTCGAGGCCGTTGACCGGCTCCAAGTGCCGGCGGGCGCTTCAGTTTCGCTCTGCTTGCTGCTCGACGGCTGTATCGATGGCAGCGCCGCCATCGCTGCCGCTTATGCTCGACGGGCGCGACACGGCGTCCATGTCGGGGCGGTCGAGCATTCGGCGGCGAACGCCGGCGTGGCGCGGCATCGCGCGATGCTGCTGGGTGCGGAAACGCTGAGTGCGCCAGGTGACGTCCTCATGACGACCGACGCCGACAGCTGGCCCAACCCTGCGTGGCTCCACGCGACGGTGGCGGCGCTCGATCGTGCCGATCTCGTCGCCGGCGACGTGATCCGCAGCGGCGCGGGCGCTCACCCCGATCAGGATCGCATCGAGGCGTATTACGCGCGATTATTCTCGCTACGGCGCCTCATCGATCCGGTCGAGTGGGAGGCACCGTTTACGCATCACCACACCAGCGGTGCGAACATGGCGATGCGCGCCGACACGTATGCGGCGCTCGGCGGCTTTCCCGCGCTGGTGAGTGGTGAGGATGCGCGCCTCGTCGACGAAGCCTCGCGGGCGGGTCTGCGCGTCCGGCGCGACGCGGCGAGCGTGGTCCATACGTCGGGCCGCCGCCGCGGGCGGGCGCTGGGCGGACTTGCGGCGACGCTGCACGCACTCGATCACGATGGCGTCGGCAGCGTTCGCGTCGCGCACCCGGCCGATCAACTGTGGCAGTATCGCGCGCACGCGCTGGCCCGCCGCGTCTTCCTTCAACGGGATCTGTCATCGCTCTCCGAAGCGATAGGGCTCGACGCGGATCATCTCGTCGGCGTCGCACGTGATTGTCCGAATGCCGAGGCGTTTGCGATGCGCGTCGTTCCCATCCCGCCGGGTGGCATGCGGCAGGTATCGCTTGCCGCGGCAGAGACCGTGCTCGCGACGCTGACTGCTTCGCTATCGTCGGCGCAGGCGGCATGA
- a CDS encoding acyl-CoA dehydrogenase, which yields MTELRRQLVALGGELKNLGDPVDADALLELLRLLYRAGRQDLPLGRLFEGHVDAAQIVARYGTAMRRAWLRDAAIGGALLGVWNADLPGDPLRLVDGRLSGGKSFASGAGLLSHALVTVDMPAGRQLLLLDLSAMPPVIDRGVWRVMGMQRSETHSVRWHDAMVSSDASVGQPGDYVREPWFSGGALRFAGVQAGGIARLVDGVRDHLVAAGRSADPHQAGRLAQLYALAQSAAGAVRRASVGWFTDEEARLPLVAAARAAVYAAGGDAIMLAQEAVGVQSLFLDHPLAAAITDLSMYLRQPGPDAQRMQVGAAVAAGTLRVAL from the coding sequence ATGACCGAACTGCGAAGGCAGCTCGTCGCGCTTGGCGGCGAGTTGAAGAACCTCGGCGATCCTGTCGACGCCGACGCGCTGCTGGAGCTATTGCGGCTGCTCTATCGTGCCGGCCGACAAGACCTCCCGCTCGGCCGCTTGTTCGAGGGACATGTCGATGCCGCGCAGATCGTGGCGCGTTATGGCACAGCGATGCGACGCGCGTGGCTGCGCGACGCGGCGATCGGCGGCGCACTGCTCGGAGTGTGGAACGCCGACTTGCCGGGCGACCCGCTGCGGCTCGTGGATGGGCGGCTGAGCGGCGGGAAGAGCTTCGCGTCGGGCGCCGGGCTGCTCAGCCACGCGCTCGTCACGGTGGACATGCCGGCGGGTCGCCAGCTCCTGTTGCTCGATCTCTCCGCAATGCCGCCCGTCATCGATCGCGGCGTCTGGCGCGTGATGGGGATGCAACGATCGGAAACCCACTCGGTCCGCTGGCACGATGCGATGGTCTCCTCCGACGCTTCGGTGGGGCAGCCCGGTGATTATGTAAGAGAACCCTGGTTCAGCGGCGGCGCCTTACGTTTCGCGGGCGTTCAGGCCGGCGGCATCGCCCGGCTGGTCGACGGCGTTCGCGACCATCTCGTCGCGGCGGGACGATCGGCCGATCCGCATCAGGCGGGCCGGTTGGCGCAGCTGTACGCGCTGGCGCAATCGGCCGCCGGCGCGGTACGACGCGCCTCCGTGGGCTGGTTTACCGACGAGGAAGCGCGCCTGCCGCTCGTCGCCGCAGCACGCGCCGCCGTCTACGCCGCGGGCGGTGACGCGATCATGCTCGCGCAGGAAGCGGTCGGCGTGCAGTCGCTGTTCCTGGATCATCCGCTGGCCGCGGCGATCACCGACCTCTCGATGTACCTGCGTCAGCCCGGGCCGGACGCGCAGCGCATGCAGGTGGGCGCGGCGGTGGCGGCGGGAACGTTGCGGGTGGCGCTGTGA